One part of the Bacillus sp. FJAT-27916 genome encodes these proteins:
- a CDS encoding heptaprenyl diphosphate synthase component 1, which translates to MRVESAKKQVLQYEREIRNHIFDSFVWRYIEEPIIDEDKIAAMLLILSHADATEEQLSNYIVSIMLMQIALDTHENVTNGLNSEDSGELRTRQLTILAGDYYSGLYYHILAQTEDIRFIREFSRGIQLINESKVELYQCKDTSAEFLFAHLEAIETALAEKVSSYFGSTCNLLLLKDFLLMKRLNREFARHEFVEYGAGNKPRYYAAMLLPPFLNRVEDLQNRVEQELEAEICTDMAQRVKRALDESRGHITNMMGKGLFG; encoded by the coding sequence ATGAGGGTGGAATCAGCAAAGAAACAGGTATTACAATATGAGCGTGAAATTAGGAATCATATATTTGATTCATTTGTGTGGCGGTATATAGAGGAGCCTATCATAGATGAAGATAAGATAGCGGCGATGCTTTTAATCTTATCCCATGCTGATGCAACAGAAGAACAACTTTCTAATTACATAGTATCAATCATGCTCATGCAAATTGCCCTCGATACACATGAGAACGTAACAAATGGATTGAATTCAGAAGATTCCGGCGAGCTGCGAACAAGACAATTGACCATCCTGGCTGGGGATTACTATAGTGGTTTATATTATCATATTTTAGCCCAGACAGAGGACATTCGTTTTATCAGGGAATTTTCACGTGGTATTCAACTGATTAATGAATCGAAGGTAGAGCTTTATCAATGCAAGGATACCTCAGCCGAATTTCTTTTTGCCCATCTTGAAGCCATCGAGACAGCGCTGGCTGAGAAGGTGAGTTCCTATTTCGGCAGTACATGTAACCTGCTGCTCTTAAAGGATTTTCTGCTGATGAAACGGTTGAATAGAGAATTTGCCAGGCATGAATTTGTTGAATACGGAGCAGGCAATAAGCCTCGATATTATGCTGCTATGCTGCTGCCGCCTTTTTTGAATAGAGTGGAAGACCTTCAAAATCGGGTGGAGCAGGAGCTAGAGGCGGAGATTTGCACGGATATGGCTCAGCGGGTTAAAAGAGCTTTGGATGAATCCAGGGGACATATCACCAACATGATGGGGAAAGGGTTATTTGGATGA